A genomic segment from Parolsenella catena encodes:
- the ygfK gene encoding putative selenate reductase subunit YgfK produces the protein MSDIMRPIPFAQMMDWILTEHANLGSVFGVRKIVRHEGGADPIFNEKIESPFGPAAGPNSQLAQNIVASYVAGSRFFEVKTVQVMDGAELSACVNKPCIVAEDECYNCEWSTELEVSQALNEYVKAWWACKLLSRELGLGAADGFVFNMSVGYDLEGIKSAKVDNYIESMKDASNTAVWAECRDWALANLDRFEHVDAEFVNSVSPHVSTSVTESTLHGCPPAEIERIATYLICEKGLNTYIKCNPTLLGYDYARARLNELGFDYIAFDDKHFVEDLQWEDAVPMMRRLIDLAASHGLAFGVKLTNTFPVDVTRSELPSEEMYMSGRSLFPLTVEVARRISAEFDGKLRISYSGGADARNIHDLYAAGIWPITMATTVLKPGGYERFSQIAHILEGMERREDVDVAAVTALGEKATESSLYHKPIKPAKPHKVSAPLPLTSCFTAPCRSGCPIQQDIPAYLHAVDEGNLAEALRIIVSRNALPHITGNLCPHPCGAKCERAFYEAEGAQIRTSKLKAARGGFDEVLAELKAAKPAGSSDKRVAVVGGGPAGLATAFFLTRAGADVTIIERTNRLGGVARHVIPEFRISHNDIDADEQLCLAFGAKVELGREVKSVDELKAEGYTDVVVCVGAWAPGHVGLEYGEEHDVLEFLRAAKDGEDLSALGSDIVIVGAGNTAMDAARVAKRLPGVENVRIVYRRTKRFMPADEDELQEALADGVEFCELLAPKGVADGKLTCDVMRLGEPDESGRQRPVATGETVEVPATAVICAVGEHIEGGVYASAGVEVDRKGRPAGTATGVDGVWAAGDCRRGPATFVEAIADAQAVARDMLGADFNAYAEANAAASVEQCYERKGTLSTEAAPLAHSRCLGCAKVCEVCCDVCPNRANVAIDVPGLAQHQVIHVDGMCNECGNCAVFCPWEGRPFKDKLTLFWSAEDMGASENRGFLPQADGSFLVRLASGTGAYDVDDANCGLPEDVRLTIRAVRDNYGYLLAK, from the coding sequence ATGAGCGACATCATGAGGCCGATCCCGTTCGCACAGATGATGGACTGGATCCTCACCGAGCACGCCAACCTCGGCAGCGTATTCGGCGTGCGCAAGATCGTGCGCCACGAGGGCGGCGCCGACCCCATCTTCAACGAGAAGATCGAGTCGCCGTTTGGCCCGGCTGCCGGCCCCAACAGCCAGCTCGCGCAGAACATCGTTGCCTCCTACGTGGCGGGGTCCCGCTTCTTCGAGGTCAAGACCGTGCAGGTCATGGACGGCGCCGAGCTGTCCGCGTGCGTCAACAAGCCCTGCATCGTGGCCGAGGACGAGTGCTACAACTGCGAGTGGTCCACCGAGCTTGAGGTTAGCCAGGCGCTCAACGAGTACGTAAAGGCCTGGTGGGCCTGCAAGCTGCTGTCGCGCGAGCTTGGGCTGGGTGCGGCTGACGGCTTCGTCTTCAACATGAGCGTGGGCTACGACCTCGAGGGCATCAAGAGCGCCAAGGTCGACAACTACATCGAGTCCATGAAGGACGCGAGCAACACGGCCGTGTGGGCCGAGTGCCGCGACTGGGCGCTCGCCAACCTCGACCGCTTCGAGCACGTCGACGCCGAGTTCGTGAACTCCGTGAGCCCGCACGTCTCCACCTCGGTCACCGAGTCCACGCTCCACGGCTGCCCTCCGGCAGAGATCGAGCGCATCGCCACCTACCTTATCTGCGAGAAGGGCCTCAACACCTACATCAAGTGCAACCCCACGCTGCTTGGGTATGACTACGCCCGCGCGCGCCTCAACGAGCTGGGCTTCGACTACATCGCCTTCGACGACAAGCACTTCGTCGAGGACCTGCAGTGGGAGGACGCCGTCCCGATGATGCGCCGCCTCATCGACCTCGCCGCGAGCCACGGCCTCGCCTTTGGCGTGAAGCTCACGAACACGTTCCCCGTCGATGTCACGCGCTCGGAGCTGCCGAGCGAGGAGATGTACATGTCCGGCCGCTCGCTGTTCCCGCTTACGGTCGAGGTGGCACGCCGCATCTCAGCCGAGTTCGACGGCAAGCTGCGCATCAGCTACTCCGGCGGCGCCGACGCCCGCAACATCCATGACCTGTACGCCGCGGGCATCTGGCCCATCACCATGGCCACCACGGTGCTCAAGCCCGGCGGCTACGAGCGCTTCAGCCAGATCGCGCACATCCTTGAGGGCATGGAGCGTCGCGAGGACGTCGACGTGGCCGCCGTCACCGCCCTGGGCGAGAAGGCCACGGAAAGCTCGCTGTACCACAAGCCCATCAAGCCGGCCAAGCCCCACAAGGTGAGCGCCCCGCTGCCGCTCACGAGCTGCTTCACGGCCCCGTGCCGCTCCGGCTGCCCCATCCAGCAGGACATCCCGGCCTACCTGCACGCCGTCGACGAGGGCAACCTCGCCGAGGCCCTGCGCATCATCGTGAGCAGAAACGCTCTGCCCCACATCACCGGCAACCTCTGCCCGCACCCCTGCGGTGCCAAGTGCGAGCGCGCCTTCTACGAGGCAGAGGGCGCCCAGATCCGCACCAGCAAGCTCAAGGCCGCCCGCGGTGGCTTTGACGAGGTCCTCGCCGAGCTCAAGGCCGCCAAGCCCGCCGGCAGCTCCGACAAGCGCGTCGCCGTCGTCGGCGGCGGCCCGGCCGGCCTCGCGACGGCGTTCTTCCTCACGCGCGCCGGCGCCGACGTCACCATCATCGAGCGCACGAACCGCCTCGGCGGCGTGGCGCGCCACGTCATCCCGGAGTTTCGCATCTCCCACAACGACATCGACGCCGACGAGCAGCTCTGCCTGGCCTTTGGCGCAAAGGTCGAGCTGGGACGCGAGGTCAAGAGCGTCGATGAGCTCAAGGCCGAGGGCTACACGGACGTCGTGGTCTGCGTGGGCGCCTGGGCGCCGGGCCACGTGGGCCTCGAGTACGGCGAGGAGCATGACGTCCTTGAGTTCCTGCGTGCCGCCAAGGACGGCGAGGACCTCTCCGCGCTTGGCTCCGACATCGTGATCGTGGGCGCCGGAAACACCGCCATGGACGCCGCCCGCGTGGCCAAGCGCCTGCCGGGCGTCGAGAACGTGCGCATCGTCTACCGCCGCACGAAGCGCTTCATGCCCGCCGACGAGGACGAGCTGCAGGAGGCGCTGGCAGACGGCGTCGAGTTCTGCGAGCTTCTCGCCCCCAAGGGCGTGGCGGACGGCAAGCTCACCTGCGACGTCATGAGGCTCGGCGAGCCCGACGAGTCCGGCCGCCAGCGCCCCGTTGCCACCGGTGAGACCGTCGAGGTCCCGGCCACGGCCGTGATCTGCGCCGTGGGCGAGCACATCGAGGGCGGGGTCTATGCCTCCGCCGGCGTCGAGGTCGACCGCAAGGGTCGCCCTGCTGGCACCGCCACGGGCGTGGACGGCGTCTGGGCCGCCGGTGACTGCCGCCGAGGCCCCGCGACCTTTGTCGAGGCCATCGCCGACGCGCAGGCCGTGGCCCGCGACATGCTCGGCGCCGACTTCAACGCCTACGCCGAGGCCAACGCCGCGGCGTCGGTCGAGCAGTGCTACGAGCGCAAGGGCACGCTTTCCACCGAGGCCGCCCCGCTCGCGCACAGCCGCTGCCTGGGCTGCGCCAAGGTCTGCGAGGTGTGCTGCGACGTCTGCCCCAACCGCGCCAACGTCGCCATCGACGTTCCGGGCCTGGCCCAGCACCAGGTCATCCACGTGGACGGCATGTGCAACGAGTGCGGCAACTGCGCCGTGTTCTGCCCATGGGAGGGCCGTCCGTTCAAGGACAAGCTCACCCTGTTCTGGAGCGCCGAGGACATGGGCGCCTCCGAGAACCGCGGCTTCCTGCCCCAGGCCGACGGCTCCTTCCTCGTTCGCCTCGCCTCCGGCACGGGCGCCTATGACGTCGACGACGCCAACTGCGGCCTGCCTGAGGACGTGCGACTCACGATTCGCGCCGTGCGCGACAACTACGGCTACCTGCTCGCCAAGTAG
- a CDS encoding 4Fe-4S binding protein, whose product MAYDNNKHKTARPAATRPRKPRPVAVVMCNGGCDLQGCKQGCIGCGTCVGVCRKNAIHINERGVAVVDASACIGCGLCARSCEQGIIQLVEREFTITARCSNTEKGSDARLVCDNSCVACGACERACPAGAIHVTDNHAVIDWSHCISCGMCATKCPRNVIRDAFGIVAER is encoded by the coding sequence ATGGCCTACGACAACAACAAGCATAAGACCGCGAGACCCGCGGCCACCCGTCCGAGAAAGCCCCGCCCCGTCGCGGTCGTCATGTGCAACGGCGGCTGCGACCTGCAGGGTTGCAAGCAGGGCTGCATCGGCTGCGGCACGTGCGTGGGCGTGTGCCGCAAGAACGCCATCCACATCAACGAGCGCGGCGTCGCCGTCGTTGACGCGTCCGCCTGCATCGGGTGCGGACTGTGCGCGCGCTCCTGCGAGCAGGGTATCATCCAGCTCGTCGAGCGCGAGTTCACCATCACGGCGCGCTGCTCCAACACCGAGAAGGGCTCCGACGCCCGCCTCGTGTGCGACAACAGCTGCGTTGCCTGCGGTGCCTGCGAGCGTGCCTGCCCGGCCGGCGCCATCCACGTGACAGACAACCATGCCGTCATCGACTGGTCGCATTGCATCTCCTGCGGCATGTGCGCCACCAAGTGTCCAAGAAACGTCATCCGCGATGCGTTCGGCATCGTGGCCGAGAGGTAG